The proteins below come from a single Nocardioides eburneiflavus genomic window:
- a CDS encoding IS30 family transposase, which produces MGVSRSAGQRWKNGARVRRPDGTVLVVPPLEPLAVRQISPRFLSEDERVKIADLASRGLGPTAIGRELDRAASTISRELRRNLHHSGQYRPFHAHSEAAVRRRRDRPMKIMENTALFEFVVAKLKLRWSPQQISRALRREFPEEPSMWLATESIYQALYRHQTGLLRRAKTSEAVSPLRTTRDHRRGHTRIVRAGRRFAQPMLSIHDRGFEPTDRSAAGHWEGDLIVGPHHRSAIATLIERQTRYVKLVHLPAQDSATLRNGWVTTMEELPVGLRQSLTWDQGTEMARHLEITAAIGTKIYFCDAASPWQRGSNENANGLLRQYFPKSTDLSVHTPRDLARVENELNGRPRLTLDDRTPAELFNALLTSPPTKRLR; this is translated from the coding sequence GTGGGTGTCTCACGCTCGGCCGGGCAGCGGTGGAAGAACGGCGCGCGGGTGCGTCGGCCGGATGGCACGGTGCTCGTCGTGCCACCTCTGGAGCCGCTCGCTGTCCGTCAGATCTCGCCCCGTTTCCTGTCCGAGGACGAGCGGGTCAAGATCGCGGACCTGGCCAGCCGCGGGCTTGGACCGACGGCGATCGGTCGCGAGCTCGACCGTGCAGCATCGACGATCAGCCGCGAGCTGCGACGCAACCTGCACCACTCCGGGCAGTACCGCCCCTTCCACGCTCATAGCGAGGCCGCGGTCCGACGACGCAGGGACCGGCCGATGAAGATCATGGAGAACACGGCGCTGTTCGAGTTCGTCGTCGCCAAGCTCAAGCTGCGCTGGAGTCCCCAGCAGATCAGCCGGGCACTGCGCCGCGAGTTCCCCGAGGAGCCGAGCATGTGGCTGGCGACCGAGAGCATCTACCAGGCGCTGTACCGCCACCAGACCGGGCTCCTGCGACGAGCGAAGACGTCGGAGGCAGTGTCGCCGCTACGAACAACTCGTGACCACCGGCGTGGGCACACGCGCATCGTGCGCGCCGGCCGGAGGTTCGCTCAGCCGATGCTCTCAATCCACGACCGCGGCTTCGAGCCGACCGACAGGTCCGCGGCCGGGCACTGGGAAGGAGACCTCATCGTCGGTCCGCATCACCGCTCGGCCATCGCGACCTTGATCGAGCGCCAGACCCGCTACGTGAAGCTGGTGCACCTACCCGCCCAGGACTCCGCAACGCTGAGAAACGGCTGGGTGACGACGATGGAGGAACTACCGGTGGGACTACGCCAGAGCCTGACCTGGGACCAAGGCACCGAGATGGCCCGACACCTCGAGATCACCGCGGCGATCGGCACGAAGATCTACTTCTGCGACGCCGCCAGCCCCTGGCAGCGGGGCTCCAACGAGAACGCCAACGGACTGCTGCGCCAGTACTTCCCCAAGTCGACAGACCTGTCGGTCCACACCCCACGCGACCTCGCCAGGGTCGAGAACGAGCTCAACGGCCGACCGCGACTCACCCTCGACGACCGCACGCCAGCCGAGCTGTTCAACGCACTGCTAACGTCCCCACCCACCAAGAGATTGCGATGA
- the fgd gene encoding glucose-6-phosphate dehydrogenase (coenzyme-F420), giving the protein MTQTSPLAVGYKASAEQFGPRELVELGVRAEEVGLDSVWISDHLQPWRHEGGHAPNALAAMAAIGERTDRVVLGTSVLTPTFRYNPAVLAQQFATLALLNPGRVVLGVGTGEALNEISVGLAEWPEFKERWARLRESVRLLRELWAGERVTFDGDYYRTVDATIYDRPPGGVPIWVAAGGPQMAKYAGRVGDGFICTSGKGMDLYTDKLLPAVEEGRAASDAQRDFSRMIEIKLSYAPTREEALENCRFWAPLSLSAEQKHQLDDPVEMAAAADALPIEQVASRWIVATTPEEVLAEVRPYVEAGFDHLVFHGPGHDQEQFLTSFADEVLPAVRGMGG; this is encoded by the coding sequence GTGACCCAGACGTCCCCCCTCGCTGTCGGCTACAAGGCGTCCGCCGAGCAGTTCGGCCCGCGCGAGCTCGTCGAGCTCGGCGTGCGCGCCGAGGAGGTCGGCCTCGACAGCGTGTGGATCAGCGACCACCTGCAGCCGTGGCGCCACGAGGGCGGTCACGCGCCCAACGCGCTCGCCGCGATGGCCGCGATCGGCGAGCGCACCGACCGGGTGGTGCTCGGCACCAGCGTGCTGACGCCGACGTTCCGCTACAACCCGGCCGTGCTGGCGCAGCAGTTCGCGACGCTCGCGCTGCTCAACCCCGGCCGGGTCGTGCTCGGCGTGGGCACCGGCGAGGCCCTGAACGAGATCTCCGTCGGGCTGGCCGAGTGGCCGGAGTTCAAGGAGCGGTGGGCGCGGCTGCGCGAGTCCGTACGCCTCCTGCGCGAGCTGTGGGCAGGGGAGCGGGTCACCTTCGACGGCGACTACTACCGCACCGTCGACGCCACGATCTACGACCGGCCCCCAGGTGGCGTGCCGATCTGGGTCGCGGCCGGCGGGCCGCAGATGGCGAAGTACGCCGGGCGCGTGGGCGACGGCTTCATCTGCACGAGCGGCAAGGGGATGGATCTCTACACCGACAAGCTGCTGCCCGCGGTCGAGGAGGGTCGCGCCGCGTCGGACGCGCAGCGCGACTTCTCGCGGATGATCGAGATCAAGCTGTCGTACGCCCCGACGCGCGAGGAGGCGCTGGAGAACTGCCGGTTCTGGGCGCCGCTGTCGCTGAGCGCCGAGCAGAAGCACCAGCTCGACGACCCGGTCGAGATGGCGGCCGCCGCCGACGCGCTCCCCATCGAGCAGGTCGCCTCGCGCTGGATCGTGGCGACCACGCCCGAGGAGGTGCTCGCGGAGGTTCGGCCCTACGTCGAGGCGGGCTTCGACCACCTCGTCTTCCATGGCCCCGGGCACGACCAGGAGCAGTTCCTCACGTCCTTCGCCGACGAGGTGCTGCCGGCGGTGCGGGGGATGGGCGGCTGA
- a CDS encoding TIGR03619 family F420-dependent LLM class oxidoreductase, producing MADDLPALGFGLPVSGTWATPGAMIHVARLAEELGYHSLWTFQRVLQPVADATPAYAAVHDAVLPLAHVASHTSRIGLGTATLCAPFTPPALLAKAMATLDHLASGRLTVGVGMGWLPEEHEAAGVPYAGRGARFEEYLRCLVALWTQDPVAFHGEHYTVPRSHLGVRPVQRPHPPLLVGGAAPAALRRAGRLAQGWIAGTRQDLDSLADSVALVHEGARDAGRDPAAVRILLRAVVDLADADPGPGRRPFHGTREQVLDDLAAVRRRGAGEVFVDLNFSPRVGSPDVDADAAVAEAEHVLHALAPARWGS from the coding sequence ATGGCCGACGACCTGCCCGCCTTGGGCTTCGGGCTCCCAGTCTCCGGGACCTGGGCAACACCGGGCGCGATGATCCACGTGGCGCGTCTCGCCGAGGAGCTCGGCTATCACTCGCTGTGGACATTCCAGCGGGTGCTCCAGCCGGTCGCCGACGCCACCCCGGCGTACGCCGCGGTGCACGACGCCGTGCTGCCCCTGGCCCACGTCGCCTCGCACACGAGCCGGATCGGGCTCGGCACGGCGACGCTGTGCGCACCGTTCACCCCGCCCGCCCTCCTCGCCAAGGCGATGGCGACGCTCGACCACCTCGCGTCGGGCCGGCTGACGGTCGGGGTCGGGATGGGGTGGCTGCCCGAGGAGCACGAGGCCGCGGGCGTGCCGTACGCCGGGCGCGGGGCGCGCTTCGAGGAGTACCTGCGCTGCCTGGTGGCGCTGTGGACCCAGGACCCCGTCGCGTTCCACGGCGAGCACTACACGGTCCCGCGCTCGCACCTCGGCGTCCGACCTGTCCAACGCCCACACCCGCCGCTGCTCGTCGGCGGCGCCGCACCCGCGGCGCTGCGGCGGGCCGGCCGGCTCGCCCAGGGGTGGATCGCCGGCACCCGGCAGGACCTCGACTCCCTCGCCGACTCCGTGGCGCTGGTGCACGAGGGCGCCCGCGACGCCGGTCGCGACCCGGCGGCCGTACGCATCCTGCTGCGCGCGGTCGTGGACCTCGCGGACGCCGACCCGGGCCCGGGACGGCGACCGTTCCACGGCACCCGCGAGCAGGTGCTCGACGACCTCGCAGCCGTACGCCGCCGGGGTGCCGGCGAGGTCTTCGTCGACCTCAACTTCTCGCCGCGGGTCGGCTCGCCCGACGTCGACGCGGACGCCGCGGTGGCCGAGGCGGAGCACGTCCTGCACGCTCTCGCCCCGGCCCGCTGGGGCTCCTAG
- a CDS encoding LLM class flavin-dependent oxidoreductase, with protein MKLALYLPTFRNHVTVQELADLTDLAEELDFDSVWTLDRLVVPEASDRGELQYSFGMMKEFPTQLPVESRGQWFQGWPILPWLAARTEKLRFGMSITNTPFRSPALFAAECATIDHLSNGRLNVGIGSGWMPEEFAAASVADRFPRRHSHVRETIEIAQGIWTNDVFEYHGEHADFEPCGFGHKPVQKPHPPIYFSGLRDPKRSANRVAKYGLHGWIGIQDTPREFTEWRTAIARELDELGKSIDDLDMCSMIWFTITDEDVDQSDNGKVSNILVGSERQLVDMLKRYQEAGMTMPLLWPPFADVPVSKTLDDLKRLKNDIMPKVEAS; from the coding sequence ATGAAGCTCGCCCTCTACCTGCCGACCTTCCGCAACCACGTCACGGTGCAGGAGCTCGCAGACCTGACCGACCTGGCCGAGGAGCTCGACTTCGACTCGGTGTGGACCCTCGACCGCCTCGTGGTCCCGGAGGCCTCGGACCGCGGCGAGCTCCAGTACAGCTTCGGCATGATGAAGGAGTTCCCGACCCAGCTGCCGGTGGAGTCGCGCGGCCAGTGGTTCCAGGGCTGGCCGATCCTGCCGTGGCTCGCCGCGCGCACCGAGAAGCTGCGCTTCGGCATGAGCATCACCAACACGCCCTTCCGCAGCCCGGCCCTCTTCGCCGCCGAGTGCGCCACCATCGACCACCTCTCCAACGGCCGGCTCAACGTCGGCATCGGCTCGGGGTGGATGCCCGAGGAGTTCGCCGCGGCGAGCGTCGCCGACCGGTTCCCGCGCCGGCACTCCCACGTCCGCGAGACCATCGAGATCGCCCAGGGCATCTGGACCAACGACGTCTTCGAGTACCACGGCGAGCACGCCGACTTCGAGCCGTGCGGCTTCGGGCACAAGCCGGTGCAGAAGCCGCATCCGCCGATCTACTTCAGCGGCCTGCGCGACCCCAAGCGCTCCGCCAACCGCGTCGCCAAGTACGGACTGCACGGCTGGATCGGCATCCAGGACACCCCGCGCGAGTTCACCGAGTGGCGCACGGCGATCGCCCGCGAGCTCGACGAGCTCGGCAAGTCCATCGACGACCTCGACATGTGCTCGATGATCTGGTTCACCATCACCGACGAGGACGTCGACCAGTCCGACAACGGGAAGGTGTCCAACATCCTCGTCGGGAGCGAGCGCCAGCTCGTCGACATGCTCAAGCGCTACCAGGAGGCCGGCATGACGATGCCGCTGCTGTGGCCGCCCTTCGCCGACGTGCCGGTGTCCAAGACCCTCGACGACCTCAAGCGCCTCAAGAACGACATCATGCCCAAGGTGGAGGCGTCCTAG
- a CDS encoding AMP-binding protein: MNLASWVERQGRRLRERPALAVGQDVHASWGELAARVASAAGGLGGSLGLEAGDRVALVMDNRPEYLEAQYAVWHAGLVAVPVNARLHRDEIAYVLEHSGARVVVTDEAHADDVTVLRDRIGTVEEVVLAPGPDWDRLTSSGPAALAERGTDDPAWLFYTSGTTGRPKGATLTHGNLLMASLSYFADIGPVSADDSVLHAAPLSHGSGLYGLPHVARGAVSVFPAHAPLGGAELVDLLRRWPGMSFFAAPIMVRRLAADEALAGADLSGLRTIIYGGAPMYLADLEAALATFGPRLAQIYGQGETPMTITGLSVQDHADTDHPRWRERMQSVGFPRTDVEVRVGDDDGRPLPPGEPGEVLVRGAVVMAGYWNQPEETAEALRDGWLHTGDVGSLDEDGFLTLHDRSKDLIISGGMNIYPREVEEALLRHPHVEAAAVVGRPDPEWGESVVAFVVHDGTEPAVEELDRVCLDSIARFKRPKDYRFVDALPTNNYGKVLKRELRERMR, encoded by the coding sequence ATGAACCTCGCCAGCTGGGTGGAGCGGCAGGGACGCAGGCTGCGCGAGCGGCCCGCCCTCGCCGTGGGGCAGGACGTGCACGCCTCCTGGGGCGAGCTCGCCGCACGGGTGGCCAGCGCGGCCGGCGGCCTCGGCGGGAGCCTCGGGCTGGAGGCGGGGGACCGGGTGGCGCTCGTGATGGACAACCGCCCGGAGTACCTCGAGGCGCAGTACGCCGTGTGGCACGCCGGGCTGGTCGCCGTACCGGTCAACGCCCGGCTGCACCGCGACGAGATCGCGTACGTCCTCGAGCACTCCGGTGCCCGGGTGGTGGTCACCGACGAGGCGCACGCCGACGACGTGACGGTCCTGCGCGACCGCATCGGCACCGTCGAGGAGGTCGTGCTCGCGCCGGGGCCGGACTGGGACCGGCTCACCTCGTCCGGGCCGGCGGCGCTGGCCGAGCGCGGCACCGACGACCCGGCCTGGCTCTTCTACACCAGCGGCACCACCGGCCGGCCCAAGGGCGCGACGCTCACCCACGGCAACCTGCTGATGGCCTCGCTGAGCTACTTCGCCGACATCGGCCCGGTCTCGGCGGACGACAGCGTGCTGCACGCCGCGCCGCTGTCGCACGGCTCCGGCCTGTACGGCCTGCCGCACGTCGCGCGCGGCGCTGTCAGCGTCTTCCCGGCCCACGCCCCGCTGGGCGGCGCCGAGCTCGTCGACCTGCTGCGGCGCTGGCCCGGCATGTCGTTCTTCGCCGCGCCGATCATGGTGCGGCGCCTCGCCGCGGACGAGGCGCTCGCCGGCGCCGACCTCAGCGGGCTCAGGACGATCATCTACGGCGGCGCCCCGATGTACCTCGCCGACCTCGAGGCCGCGCTGGCGACCTTCGGCCCGCGGCTGGCGCAGATCTACGGGCAGGGCGAGACGCCGATGACCATCACCGGCCTGTCCGTGCAGGACCACGCCGACACCGACCACCCGCGGTGGCGCGAGCGGATGCAGTCCGTGGGGTTCCCGCGCACCGACGTCGAGGTGCGGGTGGGCGACGACGACGGGCGCCCGCTGCCGCCGGGCGAGCCCGGCGAGGTGCTCGTACGGGGCGCCGTCGTGATGGCCGGCTACTGGAACCAGCCCGAGGAGACGGCAGAGGCGCTGCGCGACGGGTGGCTGCACACCGGCGACGTCGGCAGCCTCGACGAGGACGGGTTCCTCACGCTGCACGACCGGTCCAAGGACCTGATCATCAGCGGCGGGATGAACATCTATCCCCGCGAGGTCGAGGAGGCGCTGCTGCGCCACCCGCACGTCGAGGCGGCGGCCGTCGTGGGCCGCCCCGACCCCGAGTGGGGCGAGTCGGTGGTGGCCTTCGTGGTCCACGACGGCACCGAGCCTGCGGTCGAGGAGCTCGACCGGGTCTGCCTCGACAGCATCGCCCGGTTCAAGCGGCCAAAGGACTACCGCTTCGTGGACGCGCTGCCGACGAACAACTACGGCAAGGTCCTCAAGCGCGAGCTGAGGGAGCGGATGCGCTGA
- a CDS encoding GAF domain-containing sensor histidine kinase yields the protein MSAAPDLWAEDARELLEGQTEVLEMIARAAPLDEVLTGILASLEQLMPGARCSVLLLDRERGTLHHGAAPSLPETYVGAIDGMAIGPAAGSCGTAAALDVAVVATDVRSDPRWAGYREIAAAAGLRSCWSTPIEGRDGRPVGTFAVYHARPHRPNPREQLLVDRFTHLASVAIDHARLVQERRARLEAETARRTAEELSHARLELLAAVGHEARTPIQAIVGFAELLGTMDLDEDRRREALQHIGAAAGHVMDLLSDVLDLSRIEANVLPVAAEPVDLGEVVDEAFGLLSAQAGRRECRLVHDLGDDLAGGHRVLGDRRRLRQVLINLVANSVRHGRAGGRVEVACRDAGDGASVLVTIDDDGPGIPLELLPRIFTPYARAAPDDDAAEPSTESIGLGLALAYGLVRAMDGELSVGSSGPGGTSMHLRLPRAPRSEGA from the coding sequence GTGAGCGCCGCCCCGGACCTGTGGGCCGAGGACGCCCGCGAGCTCCTGGAGGGGCAGACCGAGGTGCTAGAGATGATCGCCCGCGCTGCCCCGCTGGACGAGGTGCTCACCGGGATCCTGGCCTCGCTGGAGCAGCTGATGCCCGGAGCCCGGTGCTCGGTGCTCCTCCTCGACCGGGAGCGCGGCACGCTGCACCACGGCGCCGCGCCGAGCCTGCCGGAGACGTACGTCGGGGCGATCGACGGGATGGCGATCGGGCCCGCCGCGGGCTCGTGCGGCACGGCCGCCGCGCTCGACGTCGCCGTGGTCGCCACGGACGTGCGGTCCGACCCGCGGTGGGCCGGCTACCGCGAGATCGCCGCCGCCGCCGGGCTGCGCAGCTGCTGGTCCACGCCCATCGAGGGCCGCGACGGCCGGCCGGTCGGCACGTTCGCGGTCTACCACGCGCGCCCGCACCGCCCGAACCCCCGCGAGCAGCTCCTCGTGGACCGCTTCACCCACCTCGCCTCGGTCGCCATCGACCACGCGCGCCTCGTCCAGGAGCGGCGGGCGCGGCTCGAGGCCGAGACGGCGCGGCGCACCGCCGAGGAGCTGTCCCACGCGCGGCTCGAGCTGCTGGCCGCCGTCGGCCACGAGGCGCGTACGCCGATCCAGGCCATCGTCGGCTTCGCCGAGCTGCTCGGCACCATGGACCTCGACGAGGACCGCCGCCGCGAGGCGTTGCAGCACATCGGCGCAGCGGCCGGGCACGTGATGGACCTGCTCTCCGACGTCCTCGACCTCAGCCGGATCGAGGCCAACGTGCTGCCGGTCGCTGCCGAGCCCGTCGACCTCGGCGAGGTCGTCGACGAGGCGTTCGGCCTGCTGTCGGCGCAGGCGGGCCGGCGCGAGTGCCGCCTGGTGCACGACCTGGGCGACGACCTGGCGGGCGGCCACCGGGTGCTCGGTGACCGGCGGCGGCTGCGGCAGGTCCTGATCAACCTCGTCGCGAACTCGGTGCGCCACGGCCGGGCCGGCGGGCGCGTCGAGGTCGCCTGTCGCGACGCCGGTGACGGTGCGTCGGTGCTCGTCACGATCGACGACGACGGTCCCGGCATCCCGCTCGAGCTGCTGCCGAGGATCTTCACGCCGTACGCCCGGGCCGCCCCCGACGACGACGCGGCCGAGCCGAGCACGGAGAGCATCGGGCTGGGCCTGGCCCTCGCGTACGGCCTCGTCCGCGCGATGGATGGCGAGCTGTCCGTCGGCAGCTCCGGTCCCGGCGGCACCTCGATGCACCTGCGGCTCCCGCGAGCACCCCGCAGCGAGGGGGCGTGA
- a CDS encoding response regulator gives MSQAADPRAPVVLVVDDDAAIRTVVRWQLDDAGFRILEADDGASALRCIRDEHPTLVVLDLSLPRLGGLDVLRTVRSGQAGRSDTPIIVLSGRSGESDRIAGLDLGADDYLVKPFSPGELAARVRSVLRRSALDPSVEAVVAGALRIEPASRRVLLDGQEKELTPKEYDLLLFLATHPRHVFTRAQLVDQVWNSSSEWLGEATVTEHVHRLRLKLEADPSSPRLLRTVRGVGYQLVDQ, from the coding sequence ATGAGCCAGGCGGCGGACCCGCGGGCGCCGGTCGTCCTCGTCGTGGACGACGACGCGGCGATCCGCACGGTCGTGCGCTGGCAGCTCGACGACGCGGGCTTCCGGATCCTCGAGGCCGACGACGGGGCGTCCGCCCTCAGGTGCATCCGCGACGAGCACCCGACCCTCGTCGTGCTCGACCTCTCGCTCCCGCGGCTCGGCGGGCTCGACGTGCTGCGGACCGTACGCAGCGGGCAGGCCGGCCGCTCGGACACTCCGATCATCGTGTTGTCGGGGCGCAGCGGCGAGAGCGACCGCATCGCCGGGCTCGACCTCGGCGCCGACGACTACCTCGTCAAGCCGTTCTCGCCCGGCGAGCTCGCCGCGCGGGTCAGGTCGGTGCTGCGCCGCAGCGCGCTCGACCCGTCGGTGGAGGCTGTCGTCGCCGGGGCGCTGCGCATCGAGCCCGCGAGCCGGCGGGTGCTGCTCGACGGGCAGGAGAAGGAGCTGACCCCCAAGGAGTACGACCTGCTGCTGTTCCTCGCGACGCACCCGCGCCACGTCTTCACGCGCGCCCAGCTGGTCGACCAGGTCTGGAACTCCTCCTCCGAGTGGCTGGGCGAGGCCACCGTGACCGAGCACGTCCACCGGCTGCGGCTCAAGCTCGAGGCGGATCCGTCCAGCCCGCGGCTGCTGCGGACGGTGCGGGGCGTCGGCTACCAGCTGGTGGACCAGTGA
- the cofH gene encoding 5-amino-6-(D-ribitylamino)uracil--L-tyrosine 4-hydroxyphenyl transferase CofH, protein MPLPSQVASTAPTPDLTALPTPALLELAAARRDTLFGTRVTWSPKVFIPLTHLCRDRCGYCTFAESPRTTVPYLAPEEVVAIAGAGAASGCHEALFTLGEAPELRYPEAAAWLAARGHRTTIDYLVEATGLVLEETGLLPHANAGAIGRDDLARLRRTSPSQGMMVESLRDDLPAHRGAPDKAPARRLSTLDHAGLLSIPFTTGILVGIGETEADRVEALEAIARSHRAHGHVQEVIVQNFLPKPGTAMRGAQPCPHEDHQRAIALARLVLPDDVHVQAPPNLSAPDELAGLLAAGIDDWGGVSPVTADHVNPERPWPSLESLREATEAAGHQLAPRLTVHPAYAAEPGRWLDPALHFPVLDRADADLLARDDPGAMWPERHRDAANVGTGAEVVQIGRRSTAWFSGAGVDPVPLPRRARTVTGRVREVLDGVRAGQDAGAAELEALFAARGQEVAAVAEVADEIRRRVVGDEVTFVVNRNINYTNVCTFRCTFCGFSKGPLSLNLRGAPYLLGLEEIAERSAEAYALGATEVCLQGGIHPSFDGDFYVQVARAVHERVPEIHIHGFTALEVLEGSRRLEEPLESYLLRLKDAGLRSLPGTAAEILDDEVRAVLCPDKITTDEWLEVHRTAHRVGLRSNVTMMFGSVERPHHWVRHLLRTRDLQRETGGFTEFVGLPFVHMAAPIYLKRGARRGPTWRETVLVHAVARIAHAGDIDHVQASWVKLGRVGAQQLLGAGVDDLGGTLMDENISRAAGASHGQGLTPADLAAIAAEAGRPLRQRTTLYGEVRRPVGGPAGQPAGRR, encoded by the coding sequence ATGCCGCTCCCCAGCCAGGTCGCCAGCACGGCCCCCACCCCGGACCTGACCGCGCTCCCGACCCCCGCGCTGCTCGAGCTGGCCGCGGCCCGCCGCGACACCCTCTTCGGCACCCGGGTGACCTGGTCCCCCAAGGTCTTCATCCCGCTCACCCACCTGTGCCGCGACCGCTGCGGCTACTGCACGTTCGCCGAGTCGCCGCGCACGACCGTCCCCTACCTGGCGCCGGAGGAGGTCGTCGCGATCGCCGGGGCCGGCGCCGCGAGCGGGTGCCACGAGGCACTCTTCACGCTGGGCGAGGCACCGGAGCTGCGCTACCCGGAGGCGGCCGCGTGGCTGGCGGCGCGCGGGCACCGCACCACGATCGACTACCTCGTCGAGGCGACCGGGCTGGTGCTGGAGGAGACCGGCCTGCTGCCGCACGCCAACGCCGGGGCGATCGGCCGCGACGACCTCGCGCGGCTGCGCCGGACCTCGCCCTCGCAGGGGATGATGGTCGAGAGCCTGCGCGACGACCTGCCGGCACACCGGGGAGCGCCCGACAAGGCCCCCGCCCGCCGCCTGTCCACGCTCGACCACGCCGGGCTGCTCTCGATCCCGTTCACCACCGGGATCCTCGTCGGGATCGGGGAGACGGAGGCGGACCGGGTCGAGGCGCTCGAGGCGATCGCCCGCAGCCACCGCGCGCACGGCCACGTGCAGGAGGTGATCGTCCAGAACTTCCTGCCCAAGCCCGGCACGGCGATGCGCGGCGCGCAGCCCTGTCCGCACGAGGACCACCAGCGGGCGATCGCGCTGGCGCGGCTCGTCCTGCCCGACGACGTGCACGTCCAGGCACCGCCGAACCTGTCCGCGCCCGACGAGCTAGCCGGGCTGCTCGCCGCCGGCATCGACGACTGGGGCGGCGTCTCCCCCGTCACCGCCGACCACGTCAACCCGGAGCGCCCGTGGCCGTCGCTGGAGTCGCTGCGCGAGGCGACCGAGGCCGCCGGGCACCAGCTCGCGCCGCGCCTGACGGTGCACCCGGCGTACGCCGCGGAGCCGGGTCGCTGGCTCGACCCGGCGCTGCACTTCCCGGTCCTCGACCGGGCCGACGCCGACCTGCTCGCCCGCGACGACCCGGGGGCGATGTGGCCCGAGCGGCACCGCGACGCCGCCAACGTCGGCACCGGCGCCGAGGTGGTGCAGATCGGGCGCCGCTCGACCGCATGGTTCTCCGGAGCGGGCGTCGATCCCGTGCCGCTGCCGCGGAGGGCCCGGACGGTGACCGGCCGGGTGCGCGAGGTGCTCGACGGTGTACGCGCCGGGCAGGACGCCGGTGCCGCCGAGCTCGAGGCGCTGTTCGCCGCCCGCGGGCAGGAGGTGGCGGCCGTGGCGGAGGTCGCCGACGAGATCCGTCGCAGAGTCGTCGGCGACGAGGTGACCTTCGTGGTCAACCGCAACATCAACTACACCAACGTCTGCACCTTCAGGTGCACCTTCTGCGGCTTCTCCAAGGGCCCGCTGTCGCTCAACCTGCGCGGCGCCCCGTACCTCCTCGGCCTCGAGGAGATCGCCGAGCGCAGCGCCGAGGCGTACGCCCTGGGCGCCACCGAGGTCTGCCTGCAGGGCGGCATCCACCCCAGCTTCGACGGCGACTTCTACGTGCAGGTCGCGCGGGCGGTGCACGAGCGCGTGCCGGAGATCCACATCCACGGCTTCACCGCCCTCGAGGTGCTCGAGGGCTCACGTCGGCTCGAGGAACCGCTCGAGAGCTATCTGCTGCGGCTGAAGGACGCGGGACTGAGGTCGCTGCCCGGCACGGCCGCGGAGATCCTCGACGACGAGGTGCGCGCGGTGCTGTGCCCCGACAAGATCACCACCGACGAGTGGCTCGAGGTGCACCGCACCGCACACCGGGTGGGGCTGCGCAGCAACGTCACGATGATGTTCGGCTCGGTCGAGCGACCGCACCACTGGGTGCGGCACCTGCTCCGGACCCGCGACCTGCAGCGTGAGACCGGCGGCTTCACCGAGTTCGTCGGGCTGCCCTTCGTCCACATGGCGGCCCCGATCTACCTCAAGCGCGGCGCCAGGCGCGGGCCGACGTGGCGCGAGACGGTGCTCGTGCACGCCGTGGCCCGCATCGCCCACGCCGGCGACATCGACCACGTGCAGGCGTCGTGGGTCAAGCTCGGCCGCGTCGGCGCCCAGCAGCTGCTGGGTGCGGGGGTGGACGACCTCGGCGGCACCCTCATGGACGAGAACATCAGCCGCGCCGCCGGCGCCAGCCACGGACAGGGCCTGACCCCGGCCGACCTCGCCGCGATCGCGGCGGAGGCCGGCCGGCCCCTGCGTCAGCGCACCACGCTGTACGGCGAGGTCAGGCGGCCGGTGGGTGGTCCAGCAGGTCAGCCCGCAGGCCGGCGATGA